A region from the Chrysoperla carnea chromosome 4, inChrCarn1.1, whole genome shotgun sequence genome encodes:
- the LOC123298360 gene encoding uncharacterized protein LOC123298360: protein MASSGSQAPKSLLSQIGLKPFTLNNVLYYYAPMQGVASYAALSVNVMNPPLLVRAFPKRDLTNLLLFNTLAGAGLYIYSRPHLQKTNGKDRIVFSALGACLYCFGSVLIWAIGRSVLPRNLVLCTVAGIGSGLVITKLGRDYLSLVDSQTAATRH, encoded by the exons ATGGCATCATCAGGTAGTCAAGCTCCAAAGTCCTTATTAAGCCAAATTGGACTAAAACCTTTCACTCTaaacaatgttttatattattatgctCCAATGCAGGGGGTCGCAAGTTATGCGGCTTTATCAGTGAATGTTATGAATCCCCCGTTATTAGTACG AGCATTTCCCAAACgtgatttaacaaatttattactaTTCAACACATTGGCTGGAGctggtttatatatttatagtcgACCACATCTTCAAAAAACAAATGGTAAAGATAGAATTGTGTTTAGCGCTTTAGGAGcttgtttatattgttttggATCAGTACTTATATGGGCAATTGGACGTAGCGTATTACCAAGAAATTTAGTGTTATGTACAGTTGCTGGTATTGGATCTGGTCTAGTAATCACAAAACTTGGTCGTGATTATTTAAGTTTGGTTGATAGTCAAACAGCAGCCACACGACActaa